The window NNNNNNNNNNNNNNNNNNNNNNNNNNNNNNNNNNNNNNNNNNNNNNNNNNNNNNNNNNNNNNNNNNNNNNNNNNNNNNNNNNNNNNNNNNNNNNNNNNNNNNNNNNNNNNNNNNNNNNNNNNNNNNNNNNNNNNNNNNNNNNNNNNNNNNNNNNNNNNNNNNNNNNNNNNNNNNNNNNNNNNNNNNNNNNNNNNNNNNNNNNNNNNNNNNNNNNNNNNNNNNNNNNNNNNNNNNNNNNNNNNNNNNNNNNNNNNNNNNNNNNNNNNNNNNNNNNNNNNNNNNNNNNNNNNNNNNNNNNNNNNNNNNNNNNNNNNNNNNNNNNNNNNNNNNNNNNNNNNNNNNNNNNNNNNNNNNNNNNNNNNNNNNNNNNNNNNNNNNNNNNNNNNNNNNNNNNNNNNNNNNNNNNNNNNNNNNNNNNNNNNNNNNNNNNNNNNNNNNNNNNNNNNNNNNNNNNNNNNNNNNNNNNNNNNNNNNNNNNNNNNNNNNNNNNNNNNNNNNNNNNNNNNNNNNNNNNNNNNNNNNNNNNNNNNNNNNNNNNNNNNNNNNNNNNNNNNNNNNNNNNNNNNNNNNNNNNNNNNNNNNNNNNNNNNNNNNNNNNNNNNNNNNNNNNNNNNNNNNNNNNNNNNNNNNNNNNNNNNNNNNNNNNNNNNNNNNNNNNNNNNNNNNNNNNNNNNNNNNNNNNNNNNNNNNNNNNNNNNNNNNNNNNNNNNNNNNNNNNNNNNNNNNNNNNNNNNNNNNNNNNNNNNNNNNNNNNNNNNNNNNNNNNNNNNNNNNNNNNNNNNNNNNNNNNNNNNNNNNNNNNNNNNNNNNNNNNNNNNNNNNNNNNNNNNNNNNNNNNNNNNNNNNNNNNNNNNNNNNNNNNNNNNNNNNNNNNNNNNNNNNNNNNNNNNNNNNNNNNNNNNNNNNNNNNNNNNNNNNNNNNNNNNNNNNNNNNNNNNNNNNNNNNNNNNNNNNNNNNNNNNNNNNNNNNNNNNNNNNNNNNNNNNNNNNNNNNNNNNNNNNNNNNNNNNNNNNNNNNNNNNNNNNNNNNNNNNNNNNNNNNNNNNNNNNNNNNNNNNNNNNNNNNNNNNNNNNNNNNNNNNNNNNNNNNNNNNNNNNNNNNNNNNNNNNNNNNNNNNNNNNNNNNNNNNNNNNNNNNNNNNNNNNNNNNNNNNNNNNNNNNNNNNNNNNNNNNNNNNNNNNNNNNNNNNNNNNNNNNNNNNNNNNNNNNNNNNNNNNNNNNNNNNNNNNNNNNNNNNNNNNNNNNNNNNNNNNNNNNNNNNNNNNNNNNNNNNNNNNNNNNNNNNNNNNNNNNNNNNNNNNNNNNNNNNNNNNNNNNNNNNNNNNNNNNNNNNNNNNNNNNNNNNNNNNNNNNNNNNNNNNNNNNNNNNNNNNNNNNNNNNNNNNNNNNNNNNNNNNNNNNNNNNNNNNNNNNNNNNNNNNNNNNNNNNNNNNNNNNNNNNNNNNNNNNNNNNNNNNNNNNNNNNNNNNNNNNNNNNNNNNNNNNNNNNNNNNNNNNNNNNNNNNNNNNNNNNNNNNNNNNNNNNNNNNNNNNNNNNNNNNNNNNNNNNNNNNNNNNNNNNNNNNNNNNNNNNNNNNNNNNNNNNNNNNNNNNNNNNNNNNNNNNNNNNNNNNNNNNNNNNNNNNNNNNNgtaaaaaaaaaaaaaaaaaagtcagtgagGCAGATTCTACACTAGCATTGTGTTTGTGTCACAGTGAAGACACGTTTAAAATGCCCAACTTGATGGTTTTAGCACAGACAGACCATTTCTGCGTCTATTGTTACTGTTGGAAAACcttattcatgcttttatttggCAGGTTTGAAGATCAGTTTGTACACAGCAGTTTACAAAGTGTTTCTTCCACATCTGTGTTTACAGCCTTAATGCTGCTATTTGCACCTGCTTTGATCTGGTCTGCATATGGGTGCTGGctcatccatttttttaaaagtttattctaCAACTTTAAAGTCCTGGTGTTATCAGGATTGTGTACAACTGCattcaaaagaaatatttctcaaaGCGGGAACCTGGCTGAATAAACATCAACGCTTGCTTCAACTGCAAGATTAACGCAGGGAAAAAATCgttggatattttatttttacactgaatTGCTTTACAGACTAACACCTGGCTGATTTCCTTTCCCATGTGGCTTTCCCAGGCTAGTCATCCATTAACAGACAGCACTTTCATGCATGTAGAGCAGAGGGTTTTAAAGGTTCAAAATGACCTTAGCAAAGGCAATAAACACGTACTTGTAAACCGACTCCTTATAAGCAAATACTCTGGGTTTATACACAGGCACAATGTGTTTtcagtctaaaaataaatgtgcttttgtGGAGACTCCCGGCCGACTCTTAGCAGGCCTCCTTGACTTGACTTGGCACCTTGCACATCTTCAGTATCTGCTTCAAAGCTTTCTGGACGTCCTCGTCCATCTGACCCTGAGGGAGACGATGCAAGCTCAGTTATTAACTGGTTAacttcttttaaagttttggattATCAAGACTCCAAAGAATTATGTGACTTTTTCTACAATGCTGCAGCTCAACAACCTGTTGAGGTCGAACCGTCACCACAAATATCCAGGTTTTCATATCAAAAATTCCAGGTTTAAATTTCTCAATGCTTTTAACCTAACtaattaaatgaacaaaatagcATGGATATAAGTAAGCTAAGTAGCTGAATAatttccacacacaaacacatttcaataTTTCAATCAAATTCCACATTATGCCAGAAATGTCCACGTTGTTTAATGGACATCGAATAATCCAGATTTATGAAAACTTATTTGATACATTGCAGGCATTGCACTGGGTGAAATaggtaaaaattaaaaatattaactgatTTACCTGAACCGCATAGAGAAGATGCATCCTGTAGACCGACACTATTTCATCATGCTGCTTCTTTGATTCCTTTAAAGGCAACACAAGGTACAAACTTAGTCCAGATACGCCACAGGAACAAATATTAGCATCGACAGTGAGTTGTTACGCATAACTTAAAACGAATCTTACGGCTAGCTGGTACTGAAGCTGCTTTAGTTGCTGCTGAAGCGTCTCCATCTGCTGGTTTTGCTGTTGCCTCTTGGACGGGGAGCAGGACGTGTAGGAGAGCTGTGACAGGCTGTTCAGGGCTTCCTTTAGTTTGCCTACTTCACGAGACAAGTCGTCTATCTGAAGACGGAAGAAAGCAGAGATTCACATAACAACAAACACTATAAAGCAACAAAGAAGCTAAAAAGTGTTCTGATGGAGATTTGTTTACCTCCATATGCAGCTAAAGGAAATCTAGCACTTTGAGATAACAGGTAACAGGAACTTCCAGTCGTTAATTCTTACTTTTATGGTTTCTGATTAAGCTTCCTTTGAACTGGTTTTCTGCAGCAGACGGTTCAGACAAACAGATAATCACTCACCCTcttgttcttttctctttccGACGCCACGTGATTTTCTACCAGCTGCTTGAGTTGACACACAGCATCCTGCGCCTCAGCGAGTTTGGAGGTCAGAGTCTGGTTCTCTTTCTCCCGTGACATCAAGAGCTCCTGCAGAGCTTCCCGCTCTGCACGATTATCTCGCGCCTAAAGGATGGAAGAAAGGGGACACGTTCGACGTGAGAAGTTACATCAGGAGATGCTCTCATGCGGACGTCTTCGTTTCTGTTCCTCCTGCCTTCTGCCACGCATCCGCCGCCTCCAGAGCCATCTCATCCTGCTTCCTTAAGGCTGCCTGAAGGAGCTGTGTCAGATGGTTCACCTCACCCTCCAGCTGCTCCCGCATGGTCTCGTGTTCCAGACGGGGAACTGCGTCCTCCGAGGTGACGTGTTGCTCTGCATTCAGCCTGTGTGACGCAGGCATACAAGAAAATTAGTTAGGTTTCATGTGTGCTTCTGCAGTTGGTAGGTTGTgcgtaaaaattaaaaaatttgttttggaaGAGCATCTAAAAGGGGGGgtctgatgtatttttcaggcacatacggtagtgccattttataacacaatcaagaaactatttttgattgaatattGACAATTGAACGACTCAAAAATGCACAAGATTGGGTACCTgaccaaaatgtttaaatgcggaaacataagaaataaatcTGCACACATAAGTAAAAGGCCGAGCAATACTTGATGAAGCCTAATGTTTCAGCCGAGCTGGTCTCCTTCAAAATAACTAACTGGTTAGTGTGACGCACagcagttaaaaacattttctatccccctctttttttttcttaagtttctCTCCGTACCTCTTTTGAAAAGCCTCCACTTGTGTCGTCTTTTGATGCAGCTGCTCTCTGAGGGTTTCCAAGTCACTTTCCAGCTCCTTGATGGCATTTCCCAGAGACGACACGACCTGTGTGTGGTCAGTAAGGGTCACAGAGCTCTGTGTCTGAGCCTCGGCCTCCTGTGTCAGGCGCGCAATGTCCTCTTGAGCGGCAGAAAGCTTCCTCTCAGTCTCGGCGAGCaatgtctgcagctcctccacttTACTGCTCAGCATCTGGACTTGTTGCTCTGAAGAGGCGGCCGAGGCTGAGGCTGAGGGTTTCTCGGCTCGGGCTTCGGCCAGTTCTTTCTGAGCGGCAACCAGCTGGCTTTTGGTTTCGCTGTAGGAGTGTGACAGCTCCAGCAAGCGCTGCTGCTGCCCAGCAATGACCTCATTTAAATCAGCTTTCATCTCCTCAAAGTCTTTGGCTGCGGCTTCAACGGGGACCGTTCCCTTCAGGGCCTCCTATGCAACAGCAATTAAGAGATTGCAAACTGAGATAATGGCACGGTTTAtgtaatttgaagaaaaaacaaaaatgacattcaaaagctaaaataagacatttgatctgttttttttatatactttgtTGAAATGGCTGGATCTTGTTTTTACCTGGAGCATTCTGACTTCCTCTTGTGCCTCCTTGTAAAGCTCTTCGATCTGCGCCGTCCTCTGTTCTTTCTCCTTTGCCGTCCGCCTCTCCTCCTCCGTCCTCTGCAGCGCTTCTTCCATCGGTCTGATTCGCTGAGCCGTTTCGTCTTTTTCTGACTCCAGCTGGACGAGCCGCACCTTCAGTTGTTTCATCTCATGTTCCAGTTTCTCGGCCTCCAGTTTCCCTGTGAACTCTTCTTCTCCCCTTCCCATCTGTGCTTTCAGATCCTCCACTTCCTCCAGAGCTTGATGGTATCTCTCTTGAGTGTCTGTCAGTTTCGCCTGCAGCTCTGCTAAACTTTCCATCAACTCTTCCTCCCTTATTTTCTCTCCAACGCTTCCATCCTCGCCTCTTTGTCTCTGTCTGTCGGAGTTCAATCGAGCCTGAAGCAAGCAGTACTCCTTCTTGGTTTCGAGCAGCTTTATTTGAAGGCCTTCAAGTGCTTGTTTCAAAATCCTGACTTCCTCCTTGCTCCCGCCTTCACCCCCCTCTTCCTGTAGTTTAACGGGATGCTCTCCCCCTTCCACCTGGGTCGTAGAGGCCACTTGTGCCCGTGAATGAAACTCGTCCTGTGTGGAATGgaaggaggagatggaggcCATGCTGTTCGGACGACTGTCCTCGTTCAGCTCATTTCCTGGTA of the Poecilia reticulata strain Guanapo linkage group LG12, Guppy_female_1.0+MT, whole genome shotgun sequence genome contains:
- the rai14 gene encoding ankycorbin isoform X2, whose amino-acid sequence is MARWTKLCPFSLRKVPMLQSWTARGNRRKLSFHRLLRLHVAAARGLTECLAVMLAHGADLSVTDAAGFTPLHLAAKNNHLECCRKLIQSKCPVDPVDSSGRTALHHAAAGGNVQIVQLLCELKTPINQKDTDDLTPLMLSAKHGHPEVCSTLIDCGAEINTPDNHGRTALMLAAESNAVAAVEVLAQKGADLSTVDSEGHDVVHYTKMSGSSEAQTGLLAALNRHPLLDSKSPRSPQHDQVAKLSDERITTPKKRKAPPPPNSPLQSSGPSSPSAVTPSSTPAPNKGDTPKRFNYKEDEFSGLPLKEVEKLHEERNMLLETIEDLKQTVETVTVPQLEVEHTASAALVSALQARITALTLENQELANKLKRLPSLPGNELNEDSRPNSMASISSFHSTQDEFHSRAQVASTTQVEGGEHPVKLQEEGGEGGSKEEVRILKQALEGLQIKLLETKKEYCLLQARLNSDRQRQRGEDGSVGEKIREEELMESLAELQAKLTDTQERYHQALEEVEDLKAQMGRGEEEFTGKLEAEKLEHEMKQLKVRLVQLESEKDETAQRIRPMEEALQRTEEERRTAKEKEQRTAQIEELYKEAQEEVRMLQEALKGTVPVEAAAKDFEEMKADLNEVIAGQQQRLLELSHSYSETKSQLVAAQKELAEARAEKPSASASAASSEQQVQMLSSKVEELQTLLAETERKLSAAQEDIARLTQEAEAQTQSSVTLTDHTQVVSSLGNAIKELESDLETLREQLHQKTTQVEAFQKRLNAEQHVTSEDAVPRLEHETMREQLEGEVNHLTQLLQAALRKQDEMALEAADAWQKARDNRAEREALQELLMSREKENQTLTSKLAEAQDAVCQLKQLVENHVASEREKNKRIDDLSREVGKLKEALNSLSQLSYTSCSPSKRQQQNQQMETLQQQLKQLQYQLAESKKQHDEIVSVYRMHLLYAVQGQMDEDVQKALKQILKMCKVPSQVKEAC
- the rai14 gene encoding ankycorbin isoform X1, which codes for MKSLKAKFRKTDVNEWNKNDERLLAAVEHGEVDKVVSLLTKKGANAAKLDGEGKSALHVAAARGLTECLAVMLAHGADLSVTDAAGFTPLHLAAKNNHLECCRKLIQSKCPVDPVDSSGRTALHHAAAGGNVQIVQLLCELKTPINQKDTDDLTPLMLSAKHGHPEVCSTLIDCGAEINTPDNHGRTALMLAAESNAVAAVEVLAQKGADLSTVDSEGHDVVHYTKMSGSSEAQTGLLAALNRHPLLDSKSPRSPQHDQVAKLSDERITTPKKRKAPPPPNSPLQSSGPSSPSAVTPSSTPAPNKGDTPKRFNYKEDEFSGLPLKEVEKLHEERNMLLETIEDLKQTVETVTVPQLEVEHTASAALVSALQARITALTLENQELANKLKRLPSLPGNELNEDSRPNSMASISSFHSTQDEFHSRAQVASTTQVEGGEHPVKLQEEGGEGGSKEEVRILKQALEGLQIKLLETKKEYCLLQARLNSDRQRQRGEDGSVGEKIREEELMESLAELQAKLTDTQERYHQALEEVEDLKAQMGRGEEEFTGKLEAEKLEHEMKQLKVRLVQLESEKDETAQRIRPMEEALQRTEEERRTAKEKEQRTAQIEELYKEAQEEVRMLQEALKGTVPVEAAAKDFEEMKADLNEVIAGQQQRLLELSHSYSETKSQLVAAQKELAEARAEKPSASASAASSEQQVQMLSSKVEELQTLLAETERKLSAAQEDIARLTQEAEAQTQSSVTLTDHTQVVSSLGNAIKELESDLETLREQLHQKTTQVEAFQKRLNAEQHVTSEDAVPRLEHETMREQLEGEVNHLTQLLQAALRKQDEMALEAADAWQKARDNRAEREALQELLMSREKENQTLTSKLAEAQDAVCQLKQLVENHVASEREKNKRIDDLSREVGKLKEALNSLSQLSYTSCSPSKRQQQNQQMETLQQQLKQLQYQLAESKKQHDEIVSVYRMHLLYAVQGQMDEDVQKALKQILKMCKVPSQVKEAC
- the rai14 gene encoding ankycorbin isoform X3; amino-acid sequence: MKSLKAKFRKTDVNEWNKNDERLLAAVEHGEVDKVVSLLTKKGANAAKLDGEGKSALHVAAARGLTECLAVMLAHGADLSVTDAAGFTPLHLAAKNNHLECCRKLIQSKCPVDPVDSSGRTALHHAAAGGNVQIVQLLCELKTPINQKDTDDLTPLMLSAKHGHPEVCSTLIDCGAEINTPDNHGRTALMLAAESNAVAAVEVLAQKGADLSTVDSEGHDVVHYTKMSGSSEAQTGLLAALNRHPLLDSKSPRSPQSSGPSSPSAVTPSSTPAPNKGDTPKRFNYKEDEFSGLPLKEVEKLHEERNMLLETIEDLKQTVETVTVPQLEVEHTASAALVSALQARITALTLENQELANKLKRLPSLPGNELNEDSRPNSMASISSFHSTQDEFHSRAQVASTTQVEGGEHPVKLQEEGGEGGSKEEVRILKQALEGLQIKLLETKKEYCLLQARLNSDRQRQRGEDGSVGEKIREEELMESLAELQAKLTDTQERYHQALEEVEDLKAQMGRGEEEFTGKLEAEKLEHEMKQLKVRLVQLESEKDETAQRIRPMEEALQRTEEERRTAKEKEQRTAQIEELYKEAQEEVRMLQEALKGTVPVEAAAKDFEEMKADLNEVIAGQQQRLLELSHSYSETKSQLVAAQKELAEARAEKPSASASAASSEQQVQMLSSKVEELQTLLAETERKLSAAQEDIARLTQEAEAQTQSSVTLTDHTQVVSSLGNAIKELESDLETLREQLHQKTTQVEAFQKRLNAEQHVTSEDAVPRLEHETMREQLEGEVNHLTQLLQAALRKQDEMALEAADAWQKARDNRAEREALQELLMSREKENQTLTSKLAEAQDAVCQLKQLVENHVASEREKNKRIDDLSREVGKLKEALNSLSQLSYTSCSPSKRQQQNQQMETLQQQLKQLQYQLAESKKQHDEIVSVYRMHLLYAVQGQMDEDVQKALKQILKMCKVPSQVKEAC